Sequence from the Deltaproteobacteria bacterium IMCC39524 genome:
CAACAAAAGAGGTAAAAGCCCCATGCTGGCGATCAGAAAAATCACCAGCGACACCATCACCTCCACTAGGGTAAAACCTTCCTTTCCACTGCCTTGACACATCGAATTTTCCCCTCCTGACAAACGTTGATAGATAACAAAACATCATAAGAATCGATTTCAACCGATCAATCCCCGATCAGCCAGACTGATATAACGGCCACTGCCGATAATAATATGATCAAGTACCCTGACCCCCATCAAGGCTCCGGCATCACGCAATCGGGTTGTTAATTCAAGATCCTCACGGCTTGGCTCCGGGTCGCCTGACGGGTGATTGTGGACAAAAAGTACGGCGGCGGCAGATTCTCGGACCACCGGCTGAAACACTTCGCGTGGATGCACGATGCTGGCGTTGAGACTCCCTTCGGAAACCTGGATTTCGCGTAGAACGCGGTTTTTGCTGTCGAGCAGCAGGGTGAGGAAGACTTCTTTTTTACGATCGCGCAGACGTTCGTGGAAATGGGCAAAGACTTGCCGGGAGCTGGTAAAACGTGCTCCAGCGGCCAGGGGAGTTGCGGCAAAGCGACGGGCCAATTCACCAAGAGCGAGAATTTCCGCGGCCTTGGCCGGACCGATGCCGGGCTCCTCGCAGAGTTCGGTCGCCGTTGCCGAGACCATGGCACGCAGGGAACCGAAGCGGTTCAGCAGCTGCCGGGACAGGTCAAGCGCACTGCTGCCACTTCCTGCATGTCCGCTACGCAGGATCAACGCCAGTAATTCCGTATCGCTGAGTGTTGCCGAGCCTCTAGACAGAAGCTTCTCGCGCGGCCGGTCGGCCACGGGCCAGTCCTTGATACAGGACATTGCCCCCTCCATTTTCAGCACAAAATAAAATCAATAAGATAGAATCAGAACTGCGGAAATACCATAAAATACTCTCATTATGCAAGACTAATCTTGCCGAGAAGTACGGAGGACCGCTTTGTCAGAGAAAGCAAGGTTGACTTGCACCGAAAATCACATCTATCATTGATCTATCAGGAACATCAAAGCTTGGCGATACTGATCGGCAGGCTCTTAATCTTTAAGGAACAGTTATGGCTTTACTTAAAATTCGACATTACCCCGATCCGGTTCTCAAAAAAGTTGCCGAGCCGGTGACTGAGTTCGACGATTCCCTGCGTCAACTGGCCCACGACATGGCAGAGACCATGTATGCCGCTCCGGGCGTTGGCCTTGCCGCACCCCAGGTTGGTATCAGCAAGCGCTTGACCGTGATCGACTGCTCCGCGCGGGACGAAGATGCGCAGCTGCTGATTCTGGTCAATCCGGAAGTGATCGATCAGGAAGGTGAAT
This genomic interval carries:
- the def gene encoding peptide deformylase, with protein sequence MALLKIRHYPDPVLKKVAEPVTEFDDSLRQLAHDMAETMYAAPGVGLAAPQVGISKRLTVIDCSARDEDAQLLILVNPEVIDQEGECFEEEGCLSVPEYYAKVSRSATVKVRFQDLDEKVHVIEAQGLTSVACQHEIDHLNGILFVDHLSPLKRSIFRKKWKKIQEHLTEQM
- the radC gene encoding DNA repair protein RadC; the protein is MSCIKDWPVADRPREKLLSRGSATLSDTELLALILRSGHAGSGSSALDLSRQLLNRFGSLRAMVSATATELCEEPGIGPAKAAEILALGELARRFAATPLAAGARFTSSRQVFAHFHERLRDRKKEVFLTLLLDSKNRVLREIQVSEGSLNASIVHPREVFQPVVRESAAAVLFVHNHPSGDPEPSREDLELTTRLRDAGALMGVRVLDHIIIGSGRYISLADRGLIG